The window CGGCCGGCCCGGCGTTCGGCCGGCCGCTGGAGACCGGCGACCCGGCCAACCCGGCGGGCCCGTACCCGGGCCAGTTCACGGCGGCGAGCAAGTGGGAACGCTTCTCCTCCGACGGCAAGCGTCACCTGTTCTACAACGCGGACGGGTCGGCGATCACGCCGGGCAACGTGTCCTCGACGGGCGGCACGACCCGCAGCAAGCCGGACATCACGGCGGCGGACGGCGTCGCGACGTCGGTGCCGGGCTTCCAGCCGTTCTTCGGGACGTCGGCGGCGGCCCCGCACGCGGCGGCGATCGCGGCGCTGCTGCTGTCGGGCAAGCCGACGGCCACGGCGGCGCAGATCCGGTCGGCGCTGGTGTCGTCGGCCATCGACCTGGGCGCGCCCGGGTTCGACACGGTGACGGGCAACGGCGTGATCATGGCCGGCCCGGCGCTCGCCGCACTGGGCGTGGCGGCCAAGTAGGTTCCGCTCACGAAGAGGGCCCGGCGATCGCCGGGCCCTCTTCGCGCGTGGCCAGCAAGTGGAAGCCGAGGCCGCGGTGGGCGAATCGCTCGTGCCTTGGCGGGCTCGGCCCGGCCGCGGTCAGCGCCGCCGCCAGGGCCGGCTGCGGAAGCCCGCGGAACGTGGCGCGGCCCGGTTGAGCATCGCCCCGACGATCCGGGCTCCGCAGGCCGTAGGGTGGCCGAGTTGCCGGCGAGACCGGCCTGGAAACGCTCGCGAAGACCCAGGCGGGCAGTGGAGGAGGCGTGATGGCGAAGACCGCGGTGGTCACGGGCGCCGGATCGGGCATCGGGCGGGCGGTGGCGCGGGCCCTCCTCGGCGACGGCTGGTCCGTCGCCTTGGCCGGGCGGCGCGCTTCCGCTCTCGAGGAGACCGCCGAGGGCTTCGAAGGGGCGCTCGTCGTGCCCACCGACGTCTCCGCCGAAGACTCCGTCGCCGCGTTGTTCGCGGCGGTCCGCGAGCGGTGGGGGCGGCTCGACCTGCTCGTCAACAACGCCGGGATCGGCGCGGCCGGGACGGTGGCCGACCTGTCCGTCGAGGACTGGAAGCGGACCGTCGACGTCAACCTCACCGGGATGTTCCTCTGCGCCCGGGAGGCCGTCCGCCTCATGCGGGACCAGGACCCGCGTGGCGGCCGGATCGTCAACAACGGCTCCATTTCCGCGCACGTCCCGCGGCCCGCGAGCGTCGCCTACACCGCGACCAAGCACGCGATCACCGGCCTCACGCGGTCCATCTCGCTCGACGGCCGAGCGTGGAACGTCGCCTGCGGCCAGATCGACATCGGCAACGCCGCCACCGAGATGACCGAGCGGATGGCGGCGGGCATCCCGCAGGCCGACGGCCGCGTCGTCGCCGAGCCGACGTTCGACGTCCGGCATGTGGCCGACGCGGTGCGCTACATGGCGGGCTTGCCGCTCGACACGAACGTCCAGTTCCTCACCGTCACGGCGACCACCATGCCCTTCATCGGCCGCGGCTGAAGGCTCCGACATTCAGGTGAACTCGGTATCCGGCGGTCGACGGCCGGGCGGACCGGTTGGTAAACCGGAAACCCGCAGAAACCGAGCACAAGGGCCGAGCTGTGCCGACGCAATGGACTTTAGCCGCCGTTCTGGCAATATTTTTCGCTGTCGCCGCATTCTTGGCAAAGCAATTTCTCGGTGAAGGGGCGAAACACCTCGGCCAGCGGTTCTGGCCCGCCGTGCTCCGCAGTCACCGCCGGACCCTGGGAAAACGTGACCTGCGGCGGTACGCGAGCGGCGTCGCGCGGTCCTACAACAACCACGCCCTCGGTTTCCTCGCCAACACCAAGATCACGGTCAGCGATGTCTACGTTCCGCTCCAGCACGAGGTCGACGGGCGCCGCGAGGACATCTACGGCAGCATCCGCACCCAGACCAGGATGGTCGTGCTCGGCGCCGCCGGGGCCGGCAAGTCCATGCTGCTGAAGAACTCCATGGTGAAATGGGCGAAGGAGCCAGGAGCGTTCGACCGCGTTCCGGTCTTCGTCGAGCTCTTCCGCCGCAATCGCGGGGACGACTCGCTCCTCGACCTCATCTCCGACGCGTTCACGCGGGGTGGGGTGAAGAAGCCGGAACGGTTCCTCGAGCGGGCGCTGGCGGACGGCCTCCTGAGCGTCTTCTTCGACGGCTTTGACGAAATCGTGACGGACCGCAAAGCGGAAGTGTCGCAACAGCTGAAGCAGTTCGCCGAAAAGTGGCCGAAGTGCCAGATCGTCGTCACCTGCCGCGACGCGGTCTACGATTTCGACCTGCAGCCGGACTTCGACCAGGACGTCCGGGTGGCCGGATTCGACGACGCGGCCATCCGCCGGTTCCTGGGCCTCTGGTTCAAGTCGAAGCACCTGGACGACGCGCGGTACGAGGTCGAGCAGATGATGTCGGGCCTGCGGGCCAGCCCGGCCATCATGCGGCTGGCCAGGACACCGTTGCTGCTCACCATGATCGCGTCGCTGCACGACGCGGACCCCGGGCTCGGCCCGATGCTGCCGAACTCGCGCACCGAGTTCTACGAGATGGCCGTGATGCACCTGCTCCGGCGCGATTCCCAGCTCGGCCGCAGCCGGGAGCTCGCGATCTACAAGGCCGGGCACAAGCTCATGGCGTTGCGGGCCATCGCGGTCCAGGCGCAGGGCACCATCGCGCCGGGGACGGACCGCCGGACCGTGTCCGAAAGCGAGCTCCTCACGAACATCACGCGGGTGCTCGGCCGGTTCAACCTGGAGGCGAAGCACGCCGCCGGCATGCTCGAGGAGATCGTCGACCGCAGTGGCCTGCTGGTCAAGGTGGACGAGGGCAACCTGCTCTACGAGTTCCCGCACCTGACGTTGCAGGAGTACCTCGCCGCGATGGAGCTGGCCGACAGCCCGGAGCGGCTGTTGCACCTCTACGCCGGCAACCCGCACCGCTGGCGCGAGACGGTGAAGCTGTGGTGCGGTGGCGCGAACCGCGACTGCACGCCGGTCGTCGAGCAGATCTTCGCCGGAGACGACCGTGACAAGCTCCTGGCCCTCGAATGCCTGGCGGAGGCCCGTCAGATCGACGAGGGCCTCGCCGGCAAGGTGCTGGACCACTTCGAGGCGGCGCTCGGGCAGGGCGAGGCCGCCGACCACCTGGTGGTGGCGGCGCTGGGCACGGTCGCGGCCGATCCCGGGCCTCGGGGCACGGCGCTGCTGGCCCGGCTCACCCGCGCGGCGCGGGAGCACGACGAATTGGCGATCGAGGCGCTGGCCGCGTCCCGGTTGCGTTCTGCGGTCGAGACGCTCAGCGATCTGGCCGACGACGTCCCCGCGGCTCGGATGGCGTTGCGTTCGACCGGCGAGCTGGCGATCCCGGTGCTCGCCGAGCGGGCGAAGACGGGATCGACTGTCGCGGTAGACGACATCGCCGTGGTGGGCACCGCGGCGGCGGCTCTGGCGCTCGTCGACCTGCTGGGCGACCGGACCCCGGTGTCCTTCACCGCTGCTTGGCGGTTGGCGGCGCTGGTGAACAACCCGGACATCGAGGAGGAGCTGTTTCGCGCCGAGCCGGGAGCAGCGCTGGAACCACGCTACGACTGGCTTTGGGCGCCGTTCAACCGGGAAAGTCCCCAAGCCATCAACGAAATCATGGGCCGGGTCGGCTTCCTGATCGACAAATCGTTTCCGTACCAGGCAATGCCGCCCGATCTCGGCCGGATCGATCCACGACTGGCGCTGCCGATCGGCGTGCTCGGCGCGTCGCGGAACTACAGTCCGGTCGACCAGGACTGGCTCCATCGGCGCATCCGGGAAACTGCGAACGGGCTCGATTTCCCCCTTCGGAACCAGCCGAGCAGCCGAAACGTGCTCAGCAGGTTGTACCTGAGCTTTCCGGACGACGCGCGGAAGGCGGCCGACCTCGTCCTCGACGAGGTTCAAATACCCCGGAGCTACCGTGCTCTGCTGGACACCTTGCCCGGCCCGATCGTCGTGGATCTGGCGCATCGGTTCAGTCAGGACAGTTTCCGCATCACGGAAAACCAGTGGAAGGCGGTGACCGAGGACCCGCATGAGCCGGTCGTCCTCCGGCCCTCGGCCTGGACCGCCCTCACGATCCTCCTGCTCGGACCGTACGTGGTCGGGGTGAGCAGGGCGACCGGAACTGCGTTCAGATGGTGGCCGTGGGGGCCGCAGTGGCTCGGGTGGGTCACGACGATCGCCGTTGCGGTCGCCATCGCCGGTCTCGGATTGTCCTTGCTGGCGGAGAACATGATCCAGCTTGAGAACCTGCTCGATTTTCTGTCCCCGAACGGTGATGGGGACGAAGTGGCGATGTGGACGTTCAGTGCCGGCCTCGCGCTTTCGATTCCGGGCGCCGCGGTGCTGGCCGTGATGACTCTCCTCGGCTGGATCGGCTTGCCGATGCTGCTCACGGCGGTGGGCACCTTGACTGTGGTCACCGCTGTGCTCCACTGGATCGTCGTGCGACGCGACCGGAAGATCGCCAATCCGTTCCGTGAACTGCGGAAGCTCGACGAAAGCATCATCCGCGTCCGGTCGACGGTGATCTCCGGCCGGGACGTGGCCGGCTAGGGGATCACCCGCGCCTTCCGGAACTCGTCGAACAAGCGGTAGAACATCTGCTCCGTCTCGACGTACGTGTGGAACCCCGCCCGGCGCGACTTCGACGTGTCCGCGAACATGTCGTAGTCCCAGCCGAACACGAAGTCGCCGAATGCCCACGAGGACGACACGTCCGCATAGGACGCCGCCAGGTCGTGGCGAGCGGCCATGGCTGTCCACAGGGGAGCTTTGTCGGCCATGACGTCCACCAGGGACATCCGAAGGGGAGGTGCGGCTTCGAGGCCGAAGTACGCCGCCAGCTTCGGCCACAGCTCGCGCCACCGGAACAAATCGCCGTTCGCGATGTTGAAGGCACCCTCCTGGCCCGTTGCCCAGACCGTGGCCGAAGCCAGCAAGCCCGCGTCCGTCATCTCCAGCAGGCTGTCGTACGCGCCCGGCTTGCCCGGGAACCGCAGCGGCAGGCCGAGTTCCTTCGAGATCGACGCGTACACCGCGATCACCAGCGCCAGGTTCATCGGGTTGCCCAACGCCGTGCCGCCGACCACCGACGGCCGGATCGCCGACCACGTCCACGGGCCCGCGCGGTGCTCGAGGAACCGCTGCTGGTCGACGTTGAACTCCGGCGGCATGTGCCCGGCGTCGGTCTCGCGGGCCGGCGTCTTGAACGGGCCGAGGTGCGCGCCGTAGACCTTGTACCCCTGCATCAGGCTGACGTGCTCGAGAGCGGCCGGGTCCAGCGCTTCGACCAGGTTCGTCAGCATCGCCAGGTTCGGCGGGACCAGCTCGGCCCACGTCGGGCGGTCCTGGTAGGCCGCGTAGAACAGGTGCGTGACGCCGGTCAGCGCGCCGACCTTCGCCCGGGTGTCCGCCCGGTCGAGCAGATCGACGGTGAGGCCGTCGCGGCGCGAGAGGCCGATGACGTCCCAGCCGCCGTCCGCCCGCAGGTGCTCGACGAGCTTCCGGCCGATGATCCCGTTCGCCCCGGCGACCAGGGCTGTCTTGCGTTCCATGACTCCAGGCTGGACGCGCCGATCTGATAAGTCCAAGGCTTAGAACTCACCAAGTCGATAAACTGAGTTCATGACAAGTCTCCGGCAGCTCGAGTACCTGGTCACGGTGGTCGACACCGGCTCGTTCACGCGCGCGGCCGAGCAGCTGCACGTGACGCAGCCCGCGTTGTCGCACCAGATGCGGGCCCTCGAACAGAGCCTCGGCGGGCCGCTGCTGGAGCGCCTGCCGCGCACGGTGCGGCCGACGCCGATGGGCCGGGCGATGCTGCCGCACGCGCGGGCCGCGCTGGCCGACGCCGAACGCGCCCGCTGCGCCGCCCGGCTCGCCTCCGGCACGACGGCGGGGGAGCTGCAGGTCGCGACCGTGTACTCGATGAGCCTCGGCGTGCTGCCGCCCGCGTTGCGGGTGTGGCGGCGCGACCGGCCGGACGTCGACGTCCGGCTGATCGAGTTCCGGCACGCCGACGAGCTGCGCGACGCGATGGCCGCGGGCGAGGCCGACGTCGCGCTCGGCCCGCCGCCGCCGGCCTGGCCGGGCCCGGTGCGGCCGCTGGGGGTCGAGGAGTTCGTGGTCGTGCTCCCGGCGGATGGCGCTTCGGAGGACGACGCGACGGGCGTCGTCGACCTCGCGACGCTCGCCGACTGCGCGTGGGTGCACTACGCGCCGGGCAACGGCCTCGCCGAGCTGGTCGACGCGACGTGCGCGACGGCCGGGTTCCGCCCGCGCGCCGCGGTCCGCACCGAGCAGACGGCGGCGGCGCCGATCCTCGCGGCGGCAGGCCTCGGCCCGGCGTTGGTCCCGGCGAACGTCCTGCCGGCGCGCTTCGACGGCCGGGTCCTGCGGCCGTCGGTGCCGGTGCGCCGCACGGTGGCCGCGTACACGCGTGCCGCGCCGGATCCGCTGACCACGGCGTTCATCGAGACGCTGGCGGACCACGCCGCGGTCTAGAGGCGGTCGAGCCAGTGGTGCTCGCCGTACGTCTCCTGTAGTGCGTTCGCGAGCCATGCCCGCTGCAAGGAATCCAGCACCGGCAGTGCGGCGGCGAAGTCCTGCTCGTCCTTGGGACGCGTGCCGCGGGCCTTGGCTAACAGTTGTACTTCCGCTGCCAGGTAAGGGATTCCGGCCACCGAGACGCCGCCGAGATCCGCGACCGCACGCCGCACGGCGGGGTTCCGGCGCGACACCCACTCGTCACCCAGCGTCTCGTCGAGCATCACCTGGATCCGCCACGGCGCGGACGCCGACGGGCGGCACCAGACGTCGTCGACGCCTTCGGGCAGCAGCTCACCGGGCCGCCAGGGACGCAGCGTGCCGGGCGGGTCCGCCGCCCACCACTCCCAGTCCGGCAGCGCCTCCTGGATCGCGAGCTGGTCGCGCCGGAGCACCAGGACGTCGACGTCGGCGTGCTCGCGGAACGCGTGGCCCACGGCGAGTTCGATCGCGTAGCCGCCGGCGACCCACCAGGGCGTTCGAACGCGCGAGAACAGTTCGGCCACTTCGGACAGTGACGCGGGCTCCCAGGTCACGAGACCCCGATCCCCGCCGGCACCGGGCCGGTGAACGGCGTCGTCAGGACGTCGTGGACGCGCGGCGACCAGACCGCGTGGCCGTGGCCGGACCACAGCGGGGCCACCGGGAGGTCGCGCAGCAGCTGGTTCTCGGCCAGGCGGTACAGCTCGCCCGCCTCCTCCGGCGTCGCCGCGGCGTCCGCGAGGTCGAGGTTCTGGCGGAACACTTCGTCCGCGTAACCCGATTCCGACGCCAGCGTCGAGAGCAGCTCGTATGGACTCGCGGTAACCAGCGAAACGTCCAATGTGGATGGTCCGTCGACCGAACCGGACGCGGGTTTCGCCTGGGCCGTCACCGAAACGTCCAGTGCCTTGTGCAGCCCGACGACCAAGGTCCGCGTCCACGCCTCGGTGGAAGGTCCGAAGTAGACGGTCGCGCCGCCGGGGAACGCCGCCTGCTTCAGCAGGGCCTTGCCCGCCGCCGCGTCGAAACTGCAGGGCCGGCAGGTGCCCGTTCGCTCGCCGGGGGCGTCCGCGGGTGGCAGCAAGGCCTTCGCCGGGTCGGCCTGGTGGGCCAGCGGGCCGGCTTCGAGGGCTGCGCGGTCGACGCCGAGTGCGAAGCCGTGGCGGACCGTCGCGTCGGCGAACCGCGGGTTCCCCACCGGGAACGCCAGGTAGCCTGCCTGCGGCAACGCCCACGTCGCGTGGTGGTCGTCGCCGAAGTCGCCGTGCATCGCGTCGTGCTTCTCGCCGGGAACTTCGGTGGCGAGGTCGAGCGTGCCCGACTTCACCTCGTCGTACTGGGCGGCCGGGTCGCCGACGCGCAGGTCGATCTCCGTCGCCTTGCCGACGCCCTCGCCGACGCGCTTCAGCGTGCCGCCCGAGCCGGGCCGCCACGCGCCGTCGAGCCGGTACGGGCCGTTGCCGATCGGCGCCTTCGCGAAGCCCGCCCAGTCACGCGAGGCGAGCACCGACGCGGGCAGCGGCACCAGTCCCGGCGCCGAGAGCAGCGCGGGAACCTGGCCGGACGGGCGGTCGAGCGTCAGCGCGATCGTGTCCGGAGTGGACGCGGTGATCTCCCGAGCGCGCAACAACTTCGTGAGCACCGGCGCCGCAGCCCAGTGCGAAGCGGCGACCGCCTGCCACGTGTCCACATAGGACTGGGCGGTGACCGGCGAGCCGTCGTGGAACTTCGCCGGCCGCAGCTTGACCGTCCAGTGCACCCGGTCGGTGCTCTCGATCGACTCGGCCGCGCGCGGCGTGAGCTTGCCGGTCGCCGCGTCGTAGTCGGCGAGCGGCGTCCACAGCGCGCCGGTCACCAGCCGGCCGGCCTGGTCGGCGACGTCGGCGGGCAGCAGCGTCGCGGGTTCCCGGATGCCGGCGGACAGGACACCCGGGCGGCCCGGGGCGGGATCGGAACAGCCCGTGACGGCGAGGGCCACGACGGCGAGCACGGCGAGCAGGCGCATGGGCCAGTCCTACCAGTCAGGAGGCAACCAAAGGTGGTTGTGTCCGGTTGATCTCCGTCGTACCGTTCGGTTGGTCACGGTTCTGGCGTTCTGGGAGGTTTCGCGTGCGCACCTGGTTGCGGTCGTGCTTCGCCGCCGTCACCGTCAGCGCCACGCTGGTCGCGACCGGGCTGCCGGCCGCCGCCTGCGGCGAAGACGACAAACCCGCTGTTCCCGCCACCCGCACGCTGGGCGATCCGGGGGCGATCAAGAACGTCAAGGCCGTCGGCAGCGTGCCCGACGCCGCCGGTGCCATCTCGGTCAACTTCCTCGACTACGGCCACCGCGACGTCATGGTCGTGTCCGGCGAGTTCGGGCTG of the Amycolatopsis sp. NBC_01488 genome contains:
- a CDS encoding SDR family oxidoreductase, giving the protein MAKTAVVTGAGSGIGRAVARALLGDGWSVALAGRRASALEETAEGFEGALVVPTDVSAEDSVAALFAAVRERWGRLDLLVNNAGIGAAGTVADLSVEDWKRTVDVNLTGMFLCAREAVRLMRDQDPRGGRIVNNGSISAHVPRPASVAYTATKHAITGLTRSISLDGRAWNVACGQIDIGNAATEMTERMAAGIPQADGRVVAEPTFDVRHVADAVRYMAGLPLDTNVQFLTVTATTMPFIGRG
- a CDS encoding NACHT domain-containing protein; the protein is MPTQWTLAAVLAIFFAVAAFLAKQFLGEGAKHLGQRFWPAVLRSHRRTLGKRDLRRYASGVARSYNNHALGFLANTKITVSDVYVPLQHEVDGRREDIYGSIRTQTRMVVLGAAGAGKSMLLKNSMVKWAKEPGAFDRVPVFVELFRRNRGDDSLLDLISDAFTRGGVKKPERFLERALADGLLSVFFDGFDEIVTDRKAEVSQQLKQFAEKWPKCQIVVTCRDAVYDFDLQPDFDQDVRVAGFDDAAIRRFLGLWFKSKHLDDARYEVEQMMSGLRASPAIMRLARTPLLLTMIASLHDADPGLGPMLPNSRTEFYEMAVMHLLRRDSQLGRSRELAIYKAGHKLMALRAIAVQAQGTIAPGTDRRTVSESELLTNITRVLGRFNLEAKHAAGMLEEIVDRSGLLVKVDEGNLLYEFPHLTLQEYLAAMELADSPERLLHLYAGNPHRWRETVKLWCGGANRDCTPVVEQIFAGDDRDKLLALECLAEARQIDEGLAGKVLDHFEAALGQGEAADHLVVAALGTVAADPGPRGTALLARLTRAAREHDELAIEALAASRLRSAVETLSDLADDVPAARMALRSTGELAIPVLAERAKTGSTVAVDDIAVVGTAAAALALVDLLGDRTPVSFTAAWRLAALVNNPDIEEELFRAEPGAALEPRYDWLWAPFNRESPQAINEIMGRVGFLIDKSFPYQAMPPDLGRIDPRLALPIGVLGASRNYSPVDQDWLHRRIRETANGLDFPLRNQPSSRNVLSRLYLSFPDDARKAADLVLDEVQIPRSYRALLDTLPGPIVVDLAHRFSQDSFRITENQWKAVTEDPHEPVVLRPSAWTALTILLLGPYVVGVSRATGTAFRWWPWGPQWLGWVTTIAVAVAIAGLGLSLLAENMIQLENLLDFLSPNGDGDEVAMWTFSAGLALSIPGAAVLAVMTLLGWIGLPMLLTAVGTLTVVTAVLHWIVVRRDRKIANPFRELRKLDESIIRVRSTVISGRDVAG
- a CDS encoding SDR family oxidoreductase → MERKTALVAGANGIIGRKLVEHLRADGGWDVIGLSRRDGLTVDLLDRADTRAKVGALTGVTHLFYAAYQDRPTWAELVPPNLAMLTNLVEALDPAALEHVSLMQGYKVYGAHLGPFKTPARETDAGHMPPEFNVDQQRFLEHRAGPWTWSAIRPSVVGGTALGNPMNLALVIAVYASISKELGLPLRFPGKPGAYDSLLEMTDAGLLASATVWATGQEGAFNIANGDLFRWRELWPKLAAYFGLEAAPPLRMSLVDVMADKAPLWTAMAARHDLAASYADVSSSWAFGDFVFGWDYDMFADTSKSRRAGFHTYVETEQMFYRLFDEFRKARVIP
- a CDS encoding LysR family transcriptional regulator; the encoded protein is MTSLRQLEYLVTVVDTGSFTRAAEQLHVTQPALSHQMRALEQSLGGPLLERLPRTVRPTPMGRAMLPHARAALADAERARCAARLASGTTAGELQVATVYSMSLGVLPPALRVWRRDRPDVDVRLIEFRHADELRDAMAAGEADVALGPPPPAWPGPVRPLGVEEFVVVLPADGASEDDATGVVDLATLADCAWVHYAPGNGLAELVDATCATAGFRPRAAVRTEQTAAAPILAAAGLGPALVPANVLPARFDGRVLRPSVPVRRTVAAYTRAAPDPLTTAFIETLADHAAV
- a CDS encoding nucleotidyltransferase domain-containing protein, which codes for MTWEPASLSEVAELFSRVRTPWWVAGGYAIELAVGHAFREHADVDVLVLRRDQLAIQEALPDWEWWAADPPGTLRPWRPGELLPEGVDDVWCRPSASAPWRIQVMLDETLGDEWVSRRNPAVRRAVADLGGVSVAGIPYLAAEVQLLAKARGTRPKDEQDFAAALPVLDSLQRAWLANALQETYGEHHWLDRL
- a CDS encoding peptide ABC transporter substrate-binding protein, with translation MRLLAVLAVVALAVTGCSDPAPGRPGVLSAGIREPATLLPADVADQAGRLVTGALWTPLADYDAATGKLTPRAAESIESTDRVHWTVKLRPAKFHDGSPVTAQSYVDTWQAVAASHWAAAPVLTKLLRAREITASTPDTIALTLDRPSGQVPALLSAPGLVPLPASVLASRDWAGFAKAPIGNGPYRLDGAWRPGSGGTLKRVGEGVGKATEIDLRVGDPAAQYDEVKSGTLDLATEVPGEKHDAMHGDFGDDHHATWALPQAGYLAFPVGNPRFADATVRHGFALGVDRAALEAGPLAHQADPAKALLPPADAPGERTGTCRPCSFDAAAGKALLKQAAFPGGATVYFGPSTEAWTRTLVVGLHKALDVSVTAQAKPASGSVDGPSTLDVSLVTASPYELLSTLASESGYADEVFRQNLDLADAAATPEEAGELYRLAENQLLRDLPVAPLWSGHGHAVWSPRVHDVLTTPFTGPVPAGIGVS